In Candidatus Desulforudis audaxviator MP104C, a genomic segment contains:
- a CDS encoding cysteine desulfurase family protein, whose protein sequence is MRRIYLDHGATTPPDPRVVDKMLTYLRGTFGNPSSGHVFGREAREGIEKARVRVALGLGADPREIIFTSGGSEANYLALRGAAYANRERGRHIVASQIEHHSVLDTCRDLEREGFEVSWVPVDEWGLVDPGDVAAVLRPTTILVSVMLANNEVGTIQPVGEIAALARTAGALCHTDAVQGFGKMAVNVRELGVDLLSISAHKIYGPKGAGALYLRNGTNWRPLNYGGGQEWGRRPGTENVAGIAGLGMAAELAVAELETEAARVGALRDRLVEQVLLRVPGARLTGHRERRIPHNAHFLIAGVAGFELLAGLDAEGVAVSAASACAAGSGAPSHVLQAMGVPNELAMGAVRVTLGRGNTTEEVDRFVDLLERLVNNRAPPMQG, encoded by the coding sequence TTGCGGAGGATATACCTGGATCACGGAGCGACCACCCCACCCGATCCGCGGGTGGTCGACAAAATGCTCACTTACCTGAGGGGAACGTTCGGAAACCCCTCCAGCGGGCACGTCTTCGGGCGCGAGGCCCGGGAAGGCATTGAAAAGGCACGGGTCAGGGTGGCCCTGGGGTTAGGCGCCGATCCCCGGGAGATCATCTTCACCAGCGGCGGCTCGGAGGCCAACTATCTGGCCTTGAGGGGGGCGGCCTACGCCAACCGGGAACGGGGCCGCCACATCGTGGCCTCACAGATTGAACACCACTCGGTGCTGGACACCTGCCGGGATCTGGAGCGCGAGGGTTTTGAGGTCAGCTGGGTTCCGGTCGACGAGTGGGGCCTCGTGGACCCCGGGGACGTGGCGGCGGTTTTGCGGCCGACCACCATCCTGGTCAGCGTCATGCTGGCGAACAACGAAGTCGGAACCATCCAGCCGGTCGGGGAGATCGCCGCCCTGGCGCGGACGGCCGGGGCGCTGTGCCACACCGACGCCGTGCAGGGCTTCGGGAAAATGGCGGTGAATGTCCGGGAGTTGGGGGTGGACCTTTTGTCCATCTCAGCGCACAAGATATACGGGCCCAAGGGCGCGGGCGCCCTGTATCTCCGGAACGGAACAAACTGGCGGCCGCTGAATTACGGCGGGGGCCAGGAGTGGGGGCGCCGGCCGGGCACCGAAAACGTGGCCGGCATCGCCGGTCTGGGAATGGCCGCCGAACTGGCTGTCGCCGAACTGGAAACAGAGGCGGCACGCGTCGGAGCCCTGCGGGACCGGCTGGTGGAGCAGGTTCTGCTCCGGGTGCCCGGGGCGCGTTTGACCGGGCACCGGGAACGGCGGATTCCGCACAACGCCCATTTTCTGATTGCCGGGGTCGCCGGTTTTGAACTGCTGGCGGGTTTGGACGCCGAGGGTGTGGCCGTGTCGGCGGCGTCGGCTTGTGCCGCCGGTTCGGGGGCGCCCTCGCATGTCCTGCAGGCGATGGGAGTGCCCAACGAACTGGCAATGGGCGCCGTCAGGGTGACCCTGGGCCGAGGCAACACCACCGAGGAGGTAGACCGGTTTGTCGATCTCCTGGAGCGGTTGGTCAATAACCGGGCGCCGCCCATGCAAGGCTAG
- a CDS encoding MBL fold metallo-hydrolase, with protein sequence MRRLILDTLVVGALQTNCYILGCPNTREALVIDPGAEAELIGSTLDKHGLKLKTVVLTHGHADHIGACGELRREPGVTLAIHREDAPLLSDTHRNLTAYIGPPLTLSAAETLLGDGDRVEFGAGIQLTVLHTPGHTRGSICLLGEGFLFSGDTLFAGAVGRTDFPGGDFKTLIASLKNRLEPLPDDTRVYPGHGPASTMGVEKRENPYLTTEW encoded by the coding sequence GTGCGAAGGCTGATCCTGGACACACTCGTGGTGGGAGCGCTGCAAACCAACTGCTACATCCTCGGCTGTCCCAATACCCGGGAGGCGCTGGTGATCGATCCCGGGGCGGAAGCGGAACTCATCGGCAGCACCCTGGACAAGCACGGGCTGAAATTGAAAACGGTCGTCCTCACCCACGGGCACGCCGACCATATCGGTGCCTGCGGGGAACTGCGGCGCGAGCCTGGTGTCACGCTGGCCATCCACCGGGAAGACGCGCCCCTGCTCTCCGACACGCACCGGAACCTCACTGCTTACATCGGCCCCCCGCTCACTCTATCCGCGGCGGAAACGCTACTCGGCGACGGGGACCGGGTGGAGTTCGGCGCCGGAATCCAACTGACTGTCCTGCACACCCCGGGGCACACCCGGGGAAGCATCTGCCTTTTGGGCGAGGGTTTCCTGTTCAGCGGCGACACGCTGTTCGCCGGGGCTGTGGGGCGAACGGATTTCCCCGGAGGGGATTTCAAAACGCTCATCGCTTCCCTGAAGAACCGGTTGGAGCCGCTTCCCGATGACACCCGGGTTTACCCGGGCCACGGGCCGGCGAGCACCATGGGGGTTGAAAAGCGGGAGAACCCCTACCTGACGACCGAATGGTGA
- a CDS encoding RelA/SpoT family protein, giving the protein MPIETLVERIRQYNPRVDVSFIQRAYEFAQEAHHNQKRISGEDFIVHPLEVAQILAELELDLESVVGGLLHDVIEDAGIELCVIREEFGDEVALLVDGVTKLRRLAYRSKEEQQAENLRKMLLAMAKDVRVILIKLADRLHNLRTLQYHTVPKQREIAQETLEIFAPLAHRLGIYRIKSELEDIAFRFREPERHEELTRRLSATRSVREGYIGGVIKILQEKLGGMGITADIQGRPKHLYSIYQKMLAQEKDLEEIFDILGIRILVESVKDCYATLGVVHTLWKPVPGRFKDYIAMPKSNMYQSLHTSVVGPEGEVLEIQVRTWDMHRTAEYGIAAHWRYKSGTRADPAFDEKLAWLRQLLEWQHELRDAREFMETLKIDLFADSVYVFTPAGDVLELPAGSIPLDFAYRIHTDLGHRSIGARVNGKLVPLNYQLKTGDIVDIIKGKQAGPSRDWLNLVKTPQAKTKIRQWFKKEQREENIQRGREALEREARKQGLELEHLRGERVLELGRKYNLHTIEDVHAAVALGVVTANTLVARLKELLRPVPAEVQLPDVVLEKRRSPATQGVRVLGADNLLVRLAHCCNPVPGDAIVGYITRGRGVSVHRADCRNIGVWREKERERLVEVVWEKTEIPFQIRLEISGMDRAGLLRDVMNVLSEMKISASWVTARGNKSKMATIALTVEIRNLEQFDYLRQKIGRIRDVYEVRRVI; this is encoded by the coding sequence ATGCCGATTGAGACGCTGGTGGAAAGGATCCGGCAATACAACCCGCGAGTCGATGTTTCCTTTATTCAGCGGGCGTACGAGTTCGCCCAGGAGGCGCACCACAACCAAAAGCGGATTTCCGGTGAGGACTTCATCGTTCACCCCCTGGAAGTGGCGCAGATTCTGGCCGAACTTGAACTCGACCTGGAAAGCGTAGTCGGGGGTCTTTTGCACGACGTCATAGAAGACGCCGGGATCGAACTGTGCGTCATCCGGGAGGAGTTCGGCGACGAGGTCGCCCTGCTCGTCGACGGGGTCACCAAGCTGAGGCGCCTGGCCTACCGTTCCAAGGAGGAGCAGCAGGCCGAAAACCTGCGGAAAATGCTCCTGGCTATGGCCAAGGACGTGCGGGTGATCCTGATCAAGCTGGCCGACCGCCTCCACAACCTGCGGACCCTCCAGTACCACACCGTGCCCAAACAGCGCGAAATCGCCCAGGAAACCCTGGAAATATTCGCTCCTTTGGCCCACCGCCTCGGTATCTACCGGATCAAATCTGAATTGGAAGACATCGCTTTTCGTTTCCGGGAACCGGAGCGGCACGAGGAACTGACCCGGCGCCTGAGCGCGACCCGCAGCGTGCGCGAAGGCTACATCGGGGGCGTGATCAAAATCTTGCAGGAAAAGCTGGGCGGCATGGGAATCACCGCGGACATCCAGGGCCGACCCAAGCACCTGTACAGCATCTACCAGAAGATGTTGGCTCAGGAAAAAGACCTGGAGGAAATCTTCGACATCCTCGGCATCCGGATCCTGGTGGAGTCGGTCAAAGACTGCTACGCCACCCTCGGGGTGGTCCACACCCTCTGGAAGCCGGTCCCCGGGCGTTTCAAGGACTATATCGCCATGCCCAAGTCGAATATGTACCAATCGCTGCACACTTCCGTGGTCGGCCCCGAAGGCGAGGTGCTGGAAATCCAGGTCCGCACCTGGGACATGCACCGTACCGCCGAGTACGGCATCGCCGCGCACTGGCGCTATAAATCCGGGACCCGCGCCGACCCCGCGTTCGACGAAAAACTAGCCTGGTTGAGACAGCTCCTGGAGTGGCAGCACGAGTTGCGGGACGCCCGCGAGTTCATGGAAACCCTGAAGATCGACCTGTTCGCCGATTCGGTCTACGTCTTCACCCCGGCGGGCGACGTGCTGGAATTGCCTGCGGGTTCGATACCGTTGGACTTCGCCTACCGCATCCACACCGACCTTGGTCACCGGAGCATCGGGGCCCGGGTGAACGGCAAACTGGTGCCTTTGAACTACCAGTTAAAAACCGGCGACATCGTCGACATCATCAAGGGCAAACAGGCCGGCCCCAGCCGGGACTGGCTGAACCTGGTAAAGACTCCCCAGGCGAAGACCAAGATCCGTCAGTGGTTCAAAAAGGAACAGCGCGAGGAGAACATCCAGCGCGGCCGGGAGGCCCTGGAGCGCGAGGCGCGGAAGCAGGGTTTGGAATTGGAGCATCTGCGGGGCGAACGCGTGCTGGAACTGGGCAGGAAGTACAACTTACACACCATCGAAGACGTCCACGCGGCGGTGGCGCTCGGCGTGGTGACGGCCAACACCCTGGTGGCGCGTTTGAAAGAACTGCTCCGGCCCGTGCCCGCGGAAGTTCAGCTTCCGGACGTAGTCCTTGAAAAACGGCGGTCTCCGGCTACCCAGGGGGTACGGGTCCTAGGGGCCGACAACCTGCTGGTGCGTCTGGCTCACTGCTGCAACCCGGTGCCCGGGGACGCCATTGTGGGCTACATCACCCGGGGGCGCGGGGTTTCGGTGCACCGGGCGGACTGCCGCAACATCGGAGTGTGGCGGGAAAAAGAGCGGGAACGGCTCGTGGAAGTCGTCTGGGAGAAGACCGAAATTCCTTTCCAGATCCGGCTGGAGATTTCGGGAATGGACCGGGCCGGCCTTTTACGCGACGTGATGAATGTGCTCAGTGAAATGAAGATCAGCGCCAGCTGGGTGACTGCCCGGGGCAACAAGAGCAAGATGGCGACGATCGCCCTGACCGTGGAAATCCGCAACCTGGAGCAATTCGACTACCTCCGGCAAAAGATCGGCAGAATACGGGACGTATATGAGGTAAGGCGGGTGATCTAG
- the aspS gene encoding aspartate--tRNA ligase: MRGLKRTHSCGSLSRKEVGLRVVVMGWVDSRRDHGGLVFVDLRDRSGVVQVVFSPEDRKSFTKAQTLRSEYVLAVAGTVRRRPAGTENPKLSTGEIEIQAEEARILNRARTPVFYIEDGVEVDENLRLRYRYLDLRRPEMQRTLEFRHRAAKAVRDFLDSRGFWEIETPFLTRSTPEGARDYLVPSRLNPGKFYALPQSPQLFKQLLMVSGCERYFQIVRCFRDEDLRADRQPEFTQIDLEMSFVDSGDVMALVEEMVAALYRETTGVELEIPFPRITYADAMDRFGTDKPDLRYGMELHDVTDVAAGCGFKVFQTVAGGGGRVKGISVPGGAVFSRKELDDLTRFAGQYGARGLAYLLYTEEGIRSPIAKFFTAGELEALVRRLEAVPGDLLLFVADRPAVVAAALSALRRHLAERLGLIDRSRNEFVWVREFPLLEYDEDEKRFVAVHHPFTAPVEEDIALLTVEPARVRARAYDLVLNGVEIGGGSIRIHRRDVQELVFSAIGLEPGEVKEKFGFLLEAFEYGTPPHGGFAVGFDRLVMLAAGKQTIRDVMAFPKTQSGTDLMTGAPDAVAPAQLRELGIIVASKPKGAAGDG, from the coding sequence ATGCGGGGACTGAAACGCACCCACAGCTGCGGCAGCCTGTCCCGTAAAGAGGTAGGCTTACGGGTGGTCGTCATGGGCTGGGTGGACAGCAGGCGGGATCACGGGGGTCTCGTCTTCGTCGACTTGAGGGACCGGTCAGGGGTGGTGCAGGTCGTGTTTAGCCCCGAGGACCGGAAATCCTTCACCAAGGCCCAAACCTTGCGCAGCGAGTACGTGCTGGCCGTGGCCGGTACAGTCCGCCGGCGCCCGGCGGGTACCGAAAACCCGAAGCTCAGCACCGGAGAGATCGAGATCCAGGCGGAGGAGGCGCGGATCTTGAACCGCGCCCGCACCCCGGTGTTTTACATTGAGGACGGCGTGGAGGTAGATGAAAACCTGCGCCTGCGCTACCGCTACCTGGACCTGCGCCGTCCCGAAATGCAGCGGACCCTTGAATTCCGGCACCGCGCGGCGAAAGCGGTCCGGGACTTTCTTGATTCCCGGGGCTTCTGGGAGATTGAAACGCCCTTTCTGACCCGGAGCACGCCGGAGGGCGCGCGCGATTACCTGGTGCCCAGCCGGCTGAATCCCGGCAAGTTCTACGCCCTGCCCCAATCACCGCAGCTGTTCAAACAGCTGTTGATGGTTTCCGGGTGCGAACGCTACTTCCAGATTGTGCGCTGCTTCCGAGACGAGGACCTACGGGCGGACCGTCAACCGGAGTTTACTCAGATCGACCTGGAGATGTCCTTTGTGGACAGCGGGGACGTAATGGCCCTCGTGGAGGAAATGGTGGCCGCGTTGTACCGGGAAACCACGGGGGTTGAACTCGAAATCCCGTTCCCGCGGATAACCTACGCCGACGCCATGGACCGGTTCGGCACCGATAAGCCCGACCTGCGTTACGGGATGGAACTCCATGACGTCACAGACGTGGCAGCGGGGTGCGGTTTCAAGGTGTTCCAGACCGTCGCCGGGGGCGGCGGCCGGGTGAAGGGGATCAGCGTGCCCGGCGGTGCGGTTTTCAGCCGGAAAGAGCTGGACGACCTGACCAGGTTCGCCGGACAGTACGGCGCCCGGGGTTTGGCCTATCTGCTGTATACCGAAGAGGGGATCAGATCGCCGATTGCCAAGTTCTTCACCGCCGGCGAACTCGAGGCGCTGGTCCGGCGCCTGGAGGCGGTGCCGGGCGACCTGCTGCTGTTCGTGGCCGACCGCCCGGCGGTGGTGGCCGCGGCGCTGTCGGCCCTGCGGCGTCACCTGGCCGAACGGCTGGGACTGATCGACCGTTCGCGGAACGAGTTTGTCTGGGTGCGGGAGTTTCCGCTCCTGGAGTACGACGAAGATGAGAAACGGTTTGTGGCCGTACACCACCCGTTCACTGCGCCCGTGGAAGAGGACATCGCCCTGCTGACTGTAGAACCGGCGCGGGTTCGGGCCCGGGCGTATGACCTGGTGTTGAACGGGGTCGAAATCGGCGGCGGCAGCATCCGGATACACCGCCGGGACGTCCAGGAGCTGGTTTTCAGCGCGATCGGCCTTGAACCTGGGGAGGTTAAAGAGAAGTTCGGTTTTTTGCTGGAAGCTTTCGAATACGGGACCCCGCCGCACGGCGGTTTCGCGGTCGGGTTCGACCGGCTGGTGATGCTCGCCGCCGGCAAACAAACCATCCGTGACGTGATGGCCTTCCCCAAGACCCAGAGCGGGACCGACCTGATGACCGGCGCCCCCGACGCCGTCGCTCCGGCACAGCTGCGTGAATTGGGCATAATCGTCGCCAGCAAGCCGAAGGGTGCAGCCGGCGACGGGTGA
- the alaS gene encoding alanine--tRNA ligase — protein sequence MNSSEIRKRYLEFFAARGHRVIPSASLIPGNDPTLLWTSAGMVPFKPYFTGVATPEFRRVVTCQKCLRTPDIEMVGRTARHHTFFEMLGNFSFGDYFKERAIPWAWEFVTRDLGLAPEHLWISVYLDDNEAFDHWRGLGVPAERIVRLGRDTNFWEIGVGPCGPCSEVYYDRGPAYGCESASCGPGCDCDRWLEIWNLVFIQYFRNEAGDYSPLESPGIDTGMGLERVASVLQGVNTNFDTDLFRGLIDYTAGVLGVRYGDDPAGDAALKVIADHGRAITFAIADGVLPSNEGRGYVIRRLLRRAVRKALLLGREKPFLEGVALAVIEQMAGAYPELETARDSVRKVVRFEEERFRQTLTQGNEIIGRLIAEARAEKRSTLEGAAAFQLYDTYGFPLELTREICAEQGLAVDEAGFEAALKAQQQKARSSRRETRYVEERETFFRNLRDEIGLTRFVGYEQLEADAGVRALIRDGQRVPAAGSGEQVSLVVDTTPCYAESGGQVGDHGLIEGENVRGRITDTFAPVEGLHVHEVVVEAGVLEEGARIRILVDGSRRRKICRNHTATHLLHRTLKAVLGTHVNQAGSLVAPERLRFDFTHIQPLSEAELAEVESRINEIVLSNLRVESFQTSFDRARELGAVALFGEKYGDLVRVVQIDGVSMELCGGTHVLSTAEIGPVKITAESSVGAGLRRLEAVTGMEALAFLNSRNEQLHRIAQAVRVPVSELVVHVERLLDHQKKLQRENEQLQDRLQVYEVKELLDRASTHEGVRILATSVRARDMAELRSMLDLLRERLGSAVIVLGSAVNGKVSLVASVSRDLVARGLHAGAIIKEAAAVAGGGGGGRPEMAQAGGKNPEKLTEALEKARQVVLRRVDGGSA from the coding sequence ATGAACAGCAGTGAAATCCGTAAGCGTTATCTGGAATTCTTCGCGGCCCGGGGGCACCGGGTTATTCCGAGCGCGTCCCTGATTCCGGGTAACGACCCCACGCTCCTGTGGACGTCGGCCGGCATGGTGCCGTTCAAGCCGTATTTCACCGGCGTGGCCACTCCCGAGTTCCGGCGGGTGGTCACCTGTCAGAAGTGCCTGCGCACCCCCGACATCGAAATGGTGGGCAGAACGGCGCGCCACCACACCTTCTTCGAAATGCTCGGAAACTTCTCCTTCGGCGACTATTTCAAGGAGCGCGCCATCCCCTGGGCGTGGGAGTTCGTAACCCGGGACCTCGGGCTGGCACCGGAACACCTGTGGATTTCCGTGTACCTGGATGACAACGAGGCCTTTGATCACTGGCGCGGTCTGGGCGTGCCCGCGGAACGGATCGTGCGCCTGGGCCGGGATACCAACTTCTGGGAGATAGGCGTCGGCCCCTGCGGCCCCTGTTCGGAAGTCTATTACGACCGCGGGCCGGCGTACGGTTGTGAGAGCGCTTCCTGCGGTCCGGGTTGTGACTGCGACCGGTGGCTGGAAATCTGGAACCTCGTGTTCATCCAGTATTTCCGTAATGAAGCGGGAGACTATTCCCCCCTGGAAAGCCCGGGAATTGACACCGGGATGGGACTGGAACGGGTGGCGTCCGTACTCCAGGGTGTAAATACCAACTTTGACACCGACCTTTTCCGCGGTCTGATTGACTACACGGCTGGGGTGCTCGGCGTGCGGTACGGCGATGACCCGGCCGGTGACGCGGCCCTGAAAGTCATCGCCGACCACGGCCGGGCCATCACCTTTGCGATCGCGGACGGGGTGCTGCCCTCCAACGAGGGCCGCGGCTACGTCATTCGCCGCCTGTTGCGCCGGGCCGTCCGGAAAGCCCTGCTTCTGGGCCGGGAAAAGCCGTTCCTGGAAGGGGTGGCGCTGGCGGTCATCGAACAGATGGCCGGTGCTTATCCGGAACTGGAGACGGCGCGGGACAGTGTGCGCAAAGTCGTTCGTTTTGAAGAAGAGCGGTTCCGCCAGACTCTGACTCAGGGGAACGAAATTATCGGCCGCCTGATCGCCGAGGCCCGGGCCGAGAAACGCTCCACTCTCGAGGGTGCCGCCGCCTTCCAGCTTTACGATACCTACGGTTTTCCCCTGGAACTGACGCGGGAGATCTGCGCCGAGCAGGGCCTCGCGGTGGACGAAGCCGGGTTTGAGGCGGCGTTGAAGGCCCAACAGCAGAAGGCGCGCTCAAGCCGCCGGGAAACAAGGTACGTGGAGGAGCGGGAGACCTTCTTCCGGAACCTGCGTGACGAGATCGGCCTGACCAGGTTTGTGGGGTACGAGCAGTTGGAGGCCGACGCCGGCGTACGGGCTCTAATTCGCGACGGGCAACGGGTGCCTGCGGCCGGTTCCGGGGAACAGGTCAGCCTGGTGGTGGACACCACCCCCTGTTACGCCGAGTCCGGTGGCCAGGTGGGTGATCACGGCCTGATCGAGGGGGAAAACGTCAGGGGCCGGATCACGGATACCTTCGCCCCGGTGGAGGGGCTCCACGTACACGAGGTGGTGGTAGAGGCAGGCGTACTGGAAGAGGGGGCCCGCATCCGGATTCTCGTGGACGGCTCCAGGCGCCGGAAGATCTGCCGGAATCACACCGCCACGCACCTCCTGCACCGCACCCTGAAAGCAGTTCTCGGCACCCACGTGAACCAGGCCGGTTCCTTGGTGGCCCCGGAGCGCCTGCGGTTTGACTTCACCCACATTCAGCCTCTTTCAGAGGCGGAACTGGCTGAAGTGGAGAGCCGGATCAACGAGATCGTGCTTTCCAACCTGCGTGTAGAGAGTTTTCAGACCTCCTTCGACCGGGCCCGGGAACTGGGGGCGGTCGCCCTCTTTGGAGAGAAATACGGGGACCTAGTCCGCGTGGTTCAAATCGACGGGGTGAGCATGGAACTGTGCGGCGGCACCCACGTGCTGTCCACAGCGGAGATCGGGCCGGTGAAGATCACTGCGGAAAGCAGTGTCGGGGCCGGGTTGAGACGGTTGGAAGCCGTTACCGGCATGGAAGCGCTCGCGTTTCTGAATTCCCGGAACGAGCAGTTGCACCGGATCGCCCAGGCGGTGCGCGTACCGGTGTCCGAACTGGTGGTACACGTCGAGCGGCTGCTTGACCACCAGAAAAAACTCCAGCGCGAAAACGAACAACTGCAGGACCGCCTGCAGGTTTATGAGGTCAAAGAACTCCTGGACCGGGCGAGTACGCACGAAGGCGTGAGAATCCTGGCGACCAGCGTACGGGCACGCGACATGGCCGAGTTGCGCAGCATGCTGGACCTTCTACGCGAGCGGTTGGGCTCGGCGGTGATTGTGCTCGGCTCGGCGGTGAACGGTAAGGTGAGCCTGGTTGCGTCCGTATCGCGGGATCTGGTGGCGCGTGGACTGCACGCCGGGGCGATAATAAAAGAGGCGGCGGCGGTGGCCGGAGGCGGCGGCGGTGGCCGACCCGAAATGGCCCAGGCCGGCGGAAAAAACCCCGAAAAGCTGACGGAAGCCTTGGAAAAGGCCCGCCAAGTGGTTCTGCGCCGGGTAGACGGCGGCTCCGCCTAG
- the hisS gene encoding histidine--tRNA ligase, giving the protein MLISRPRGTSDLLPGDTARWQRVEAVIRDLCRVYGYGEIRTPLFEATELFQRGVGDITDIVEKEMYTFTDKGGRSLTLRPEGTAPVTRAYLENGLHAVPQPVKLFYVGPMFRYDRPQAGRYRQFHQFGVEIFGAADPAADAEVIALAMHFFDRLGLAGLELHLNSVGCPGCRAVLRRKLADYFEPRADELCANCRGRLRKNPLRLLDCKEERCREAGRGAPVPVDYLCPECGGHFGRVQRYLDLLGISFKLNPCLVRGLDYYTRTAFEILVPGGGAQDAVGGGGRYDGLVSAIGGPAVPGVGFALGLERTLLLWSRQAGEEVLPQGPVVFIATAGETEETATVLLSGLRAAGVPADREYTGRSLKAQMKFAAKLGARWVIIVGKDELEAGEVILRDMGAGLQTRVSLGEVVERLRRDARG; this is encoded by the coding sequence ATGCTGATTTCCAGGCCGCGAGGTACCAGCGACCTCCTGCCGGGGGATACGGCAAGGTGGCAGCGGGTGGAAGCGGTGATCCGGGACCTCTGCCGGGTTTACGGGTACGGGGAAATCCGCACACCGCTCTTTGAGGCCACGGAGCTTTTCCAGCGCGGCGTGGGTGATATCACCGACATCGTGGAAAAAGAGATGTACACCTTCACCGACAAAGGCGGCCGCAGCCTGACCCTGAGGCCCGAAGGAACCGCTCCGGTGACCCGGGCCTATCTGGAAAACGGCCTGCACGCCGTCCCGCAGCCGGTGAAGCTTTTTTACGTCGGGCCGATGTTCCGTTATGACCGGCCGCAGGCCGGGCGTTACCGCCAGTTCCACCAGTTCGGGGTGGAGATTTTCGGGGCGGCGGACCCGGCCGCCGACGCCGAAGTGATCGCGCTGGCGATGCACTTCTTCGACCGGCTGGGCTTGGCCGGCCTGGAACTGCATCTGAACAGCGTGGGCTGTCCCGGCTGCCGGGCGGTGCTGCGCAGAAAACTGGCGGACTATTTTGAGCCCCGGGCCGATGAATTGTGTGCAAACTGCAGAGGCCGCCTTAGGAAAAACCCGCTGCGGCTCCTGGACTGCAAGGAAGAGCGGTGCCGTGAGGCCGGGCGGGGCGCTCCCGTCCCAGTGGACTACCTGTGTCCGGAGTGCGGCGGTCATTTCGGCCGGGTGCAGCGTTATCTGGACCTCCTGGGAATAAGTTTCAAGCTGAACCCATGTCTGGTGCGCGGGCTGGACTACTATACCAGGACCGCCTTTGAAATTCTGGTCCCCGGGGGCGGCGCCCAGGACGCGGTGGGCGGCGGCGGCCGGTACGACGGGTTGGTGAGTGCCATCGGGGGGCCGGCCGTTCCCGGTGTCGGCTTCGCCTTGGGGCTCGAGCGGACGCTGCTTTTGTGGTCCAGGCAGGCCGGAGAAGAGGTCTTACCTCAGGGTCCGGTGGTGTTCATCGCCACCGCGGGGGAAACGGAGGAGACGGCCACCGTGCTGCTGTCCGGACTGCGTGCGGCCGGCGTGCCCGCCGACCGCGAATACACCGGTCGGAGCCTCAAGGCGCAAATGAAGTTTGCCGCCAAGTTGGGTGCGCGCTGGGTGATCATTGTGGGTAAGGATGAACTGGAGGCCGGTGAGGTGATCCTGAGAGATATGGGGGCGGGCCTGCAAACTAGGGTTTCACTGGGGGAAGTCGTGGAGCGGCTGCGGCGAGACGCCCGAGGATAG
- the dtd gene encoding D-aminoacyl-tRNA deacylase — protein sequence MRAVVQRVSRGVVTVGEETVGEIGHGFVVLLGVGREDTPDDAAYLAEKIANLRVFADENGKLNRSVLENGGSVLVVSQFTLFGDCRKGRRPGFSAAAPPERAVELYAEFVRRLAALGVPTAQGRFQEHMEVLIVNDGPVTLILDSRKLF from the coding sequence GTGCGGGCGGTGGTCCAGCGCGTCTCCCGGGGGGTGGTAACCGTCGGGGAAGAGACGGTGGGGGAGATCGGTCACGGTTTTGTGGTCCTTCTGGGAGTCGGTCGGGAAGACACCCCGGACGATGCCGCCTACCTGGCCGAGAAGATCGCCAACCTGCGGGTATTCGCCGACGAGAACGGCAAGCTGAACCGTTCGGTGCTCGAAAACGGCGGCAGCGTTCTGGTCGTATCCCAGTTCACCCTGTTCGGGGACTGTCGCAAGGGGCGGCGGCCCGGTTTTTCGGCGGCCGCGCCGCCGGAGCGCGCCGTTGAATTGTACGCCGAGTTTGTGCGGCGGCTCGCCGCCCTGGGCGTGCCGACGGCTCAGGGGCGGTTTCAGGAACATATGGAAGTTTTGATCGTGAACGACGGTCCGGTAACCCTGATCCTGGACAGCAGGAAGCTTTTTTGA
- a CDS encoding UPF0280 family protein: MERTYRRQLRQEDLTHFQVVVRQTDLLIGVRRDRFTPALAREVERYVQELRRGLESYIAGDPAFLHAMEPHPVRSGAPPVAADMAAAAALAGVGPMAAVAGAIADHVGRFLARYSRDVFVENGGDLFIKSARRRLVGIYAGDSPLSNRIGVEVTPGMTPLGLCTSSGTIGHSVSFGTADAVTILAPSAALADAVATAAANRVKKPADLAGAVEFALSVAGVTGALAIIGDDLAVKGQVRLVPL, from the coding sequence TTGGAAAGGACTTACCGGCGGCAGCTGCGCCAGGAGGACCTGACCCACTTCCAGGTGGTGGTGCGCCAGACCGACCTTTTGATCGGGGTCCGGCGTGACCGTTTCACCCCGGCGCTCGCCCGCGAGGTCGAACGGTACGTCCAGGAGCTGCGGCGCGGGCTCGAGTCCTACATCGCTGGCGATCCTGCCTTCCTGCACGCCATGGAGCCCCACCCCGTCCGGAGCGGGGCTCCGCCGGTCGCCGCCGACATGGCGGCGGCGGCGGCGCTGGCCGGAGTCGGGCCCATGGCCGCGGTGGCCGGTGCCATCGCCGACCATGTCGGCCGGTTTCTCGCCCGGTACTCCCGGGATGTATTCGTGGAAAACGGGGGTGACCTGTTCATCAAGTCGGCGCGCCGGCGTCTGGTCGGCATTTACGCCGGGGATTCCCCGCTGAGCAACCGCATCGGGGTGGAAGTCACCCCCGGAATGACACCGCTCGGGCTGTGCACGTCCTCGGGCACCATCGGTCACTCCGTCAGCTTTGGAACGGCGGACGCTGTGACCATCCTGGCCCCCTCGGCGGCGCTGGCCGATGCGGTCGCCACCGCCGCAGCGAACCGGGTGAAAAAACCCGCCGACCTGGCCGGGGCGGTTGAATTCGCCCTTTCGGTCGCGGGCGTGACCGGGGCGCTGGCTATAATTGGGGATGATCTGGCGGTTAAGGGACAGGTAAGACTGGTACCGCTTTAG